Proteins encoded in a region of the Bicyclus anynana chromosome 9, ilBicAnyn1.1, whole genome shotgun sequence genome:
- the LOC112054276 gene encoding stress-induced-phosphoprotein 1, whose amino-acid sequence MEQVNKLKERGNAALSSGKYAEAIKYYTMAIELDPENHVLYSNRSAAYAKAENYSAALEDANKTVSLNPKWSKGYSRKGSALAYLGKHEESIAAYEKGLEFEPDNQQLASGLEEVKKQAEEARIRLEKMFIKLRASPKTRDWLDDPEYVDMIKNINPYDYRMLDSKMEDSRVLTTLSVLLGLEETPMDVDPTTPEAPAPKPKAAEEPNKPKYEDLPENRRQALQEKDLGNDCYKKKDFDNALKHYSKAIEFDSTDITFYTNMAAVYFEQKEYEKCIKECEKAIEIGRENRADFKLIAKAFTRIGNAYKKMEQWKLAKTYFEKSMSEHRTPEIKTLLSEVEKKIVEEERKAYVDPVKAEQEKELGNEFFKKGDYSTAMKHYTEAIKRNPDDPKLYSNRAACYTKLAAFDLGLRDCDTCCKLDPRFIKGWIRKGKILQGMQQPAKAQMAYQKALELDPSNAEALEGYRACSTQLNSNPEEVRKRAMADPEVQTILRDPAMRCILEQMQQDPQALQDHLKNPEIAAKIQKLLESGLIAIH is encoded by the exons ATGGAGCAG GTTAATAAACTAAAAGAGAGGGGAAACGCAGCCCTTTCCTCGGGGAAGTATGCTGAGGCTATTAAATATTACACAATGGCTATAGAGCTGGACCCCGAAAACCACGTTTTGTATAGCAACCGATCGGCTGCTTACGCGAAAGCGGAAAACTACAGCGCCGCGTTGGAAGATGCCAACAAAACAGTGTCTCTAAACCCTAAATGGAGCAAAGGTTATTCCCGAAAAGGCAGCGCTTTAGCGTATCTAGGCAAGCATGAAGAATCGATTGCAGCGTACGAGAAGGGTCTAGAATTCGAGCCTGATAACCAGCAGCTGGCGTCGGGGCTGGAGGAAGTGAAGAAGCAGGCAGAGGAAGCCAGGATTAGATtagaaaaaatgtttattaagttaCGAGCAAGCCCCAAGACTAGAGATTGGCTGGATGACCCAGAATATGTGGATATGATTAAG aatatcaacccatatgacTACCGAATGTTAGATTCCAAAATGGAAGACAGTCGCGTGCTCACAACACTGAGTGTATTGCTCGGTTTAGAAGAAACACCAATGGACGTAGACCCAACTACACCAGAAGCCCCAGCTCCAAAGCCCAAAGCTGCTGAAGAGCCAAACAAGCCAAAATATGAGGATTTACCCGAAAACCGTAGACAAGCGTTACAAGAAAAGGATTTAGGCAATGATTGTTACAAGAAAAAAGATTTTGACAATGCCCTTAAACACTATAGTAAGGCAATAGAATTTGATTCTAcagatattacattttatacgaATATGGCCGCAGTGTACTTTGAGCAGAAAGAGTATGAGAAATGTATAAAAGAGTGTGAAAAGGCAATTGAGATTGGGAGAGAAAATAGAgctgattttaaattaattgcaaAGGCTTTCACAAGGATTG GTAATGCTTATAAAAAAATGGAACAATGGAAGTTAGCGAAAACATACTTTGAGAAGTCAATGTCAGAGCATCGCACACCAGAGATCAAGACTCTGCTCAGTGAGGTGGAGAAGAAGATTGTAGAAGAAGAGAGAAAGGCGTACGTTGATCCCGTCAAGGCTGAACAAGAGAAGGAACTTGGAAATGAATTCTTCAAGAAGG GTGACTACAGCACAGCAATGAAGCACTACACAGAGGCCATCAAACGCAATCCAGATGACCCCAAGCTGTACTCAAACCGTGCGGCCTGCTACACCAAGCTGGCGGCCTTCGACCTTGGCCTTCGCGACTGTGACACATGCTGCAAGCTGGACCCCAGGTTCATCAAAGGGTGGATCCGGAAGGGCAAGATCCTCCAG GGCATGCAACAACCAGCCAAAGCTCAGATGGCTTACCAGAAGGCTCTGGAACTGGACCCCAGCAACGCAGAAGCTCTGGAGGGCTACCGCGCTTGCTCCACACAGCTCAACTCTAACCCTGAAGAA GTCCGCAAACGTGCGATGGCAGACCCCGAAGTCCAGACCATCCTGCGGGACCCGGCCATGCGCTGCATCCTGGAACAAATGCAGCAGGACCCCCAGGCCCTGCAGGACCACCTCAAGAACCCGGAGATAGCAGCCAAGATACAGAAGCTTCTCGAATCTGGTCTCATAGCCATACACTAA